A stretch of the Psychroserpens sp. Hel_I_66 genome encodes the following:
- a CDS encoding sensor histidine kinase, whose protein sequence is MKLNKLSLRVRIFFAMILLVLIASVLIAGVTIYQYNEEARDYHKERLERKESAIISDINYVIRETTYPVETEKVPLIFKDEIYRIDAIHGLRVILYDLDGTLLKSSKASITKDSVVSCIDVNILNEISNGANHSYVVKNEKNGETFQSSYTYIYDARSKPLAILNLPYLENDDFLNKELNEFLKRLAYAYVFMMLIAILLALLLSKYITKTLKTISDKINETRLEKRNKRIDISSSSEEISTLVNSYNSMIDELEESAVKLATSEREQAWREMAKQVAHEIKNPLTPMRLSVQSFQRKFDPQDENIHQKVDEYSQTLIQQIDTMSSIASAFSNFAKMPAQQNETLNVVSIVKLGLDIFSEDYIIFSAEEDKILANFDRTQLIRVVTNLVKNSIQAIPEERENPRIEVNVGSQNGMVIISVEDNGLGISEDNEIKIFEPKFTTKSSGMGLGLAMVKNIVETYKGNITFTSQLGFGTVFTVAFPKKI, encoded by the coding sequence ATGAAGTTAAACAAACTGTCTTTACGAGTTCGAATATTTTTTGCAATGATTTTATTGGTGCTTATTGCATCTGTGTTAATTGCAGGAGTAACAATTTACCAATATAATGAGGAGGCAAGAGACTATCATAAAGAAAGATTAGAACGAAAGGAATCTGCCATTATTAGTGATATCAATTACGTTATTAGAGAAACAACATATCCCGTAGAAACCGAAAAAGTGCCACTAATCTTTAAAGATGAAATTTATCGTATTGATGCCATTCATGGCCTACGGGTTATTCTTTACGATTTAGATGGTACACTTTTAAAATCCTCAAAAGCGAGTATCACAAAAGATTCGGTAGTTAGTTGCATAGATGTTAACATTTTAAACGAGATTTCTAATGGTGCAAACCACAGCTATGTAGTAAAAAATGAAAAAAACGGTGAAACATTTCAATCGTCGTATACTTACATTTACGATGCAAGGTCCAAACCGCTTGCCATATTAAATTTACCTTATTTAGAGAATGACGATTTTCTCAATAAAGAGCTCAACGAATTTTTAAAACGTTTAGCGTACGCCTATGTTTTTATGATGCTCATTGCAATTTTACTAGCATTATTATTGTCGAAATATATCACAAAAACGTTGAAGACAATTTCAGATAAAATCAATGAAACACGTCTGGAAAAACGCAATAAGAGAATCGATATCTCATCCTCTAGCGAAGAAATTTCAACTTTAGTTAATTCTTACAATAGCATGATTGACGAACTCGAGGAAAGTGCAGTAAAATTAGCCACTAGTGAAAGAGAGCAAGCATGGCGGGAAATGGCGAAACAAGTAGCTCACGAGATTAAAAACCCGTTAACACCAATGCGATTGAGTGTTCAGAGTTTTCAGCGTAAGTTTGATCCGCAGGATGAAAATATCCACCAAAAAGTAGATGAATATAGTCAAACCCTAATCCAGCAAATTGATACGATGAGCTCCATTGCGTCGGCATTTTCAAATTTCGCAAAAATGCCAGCTCAGCAAAACGAAACGTTAAATGTGGTAAGCATCGTGAAGTTGGGATTGGATATTTTTAGCGAGGATTATATTATTTTTTCTGCGGAAGAAGATAAAATTCTAGCCAATTTTGACCGTACCCAATTGATTAGGGTCGTCACTAACTTGGTTAAGAACAGTATCCAGGCAATACCAGAAGAAAGAGAAAATCCCAGAATAGAAGTTAATGTTGGCTCACAAAACGGAATGGTAATTATATCTGTTGAAGATAATGGTTTGGGAATTTCCGAAGACAACGAAATAAAAATCTTTGAACCTAAATTTACTACAAAATCCAGTGGGATGGGATTAGGCTTGGCGATGGTAAAAAATATTGTAGAAACTTATAAAGGAAATATTACCTTTACATCTCAGCTAGGATTTGGAACTGTTTTTACGGTTGCATTTCCGAAGAAAATATAA
- a CDS encoding enoyl-CoA hydratase/isomerase family protein translates to MSYKNILSTVNNGIATITINRPDKLNALNKDTIEELHEALNDCNKSKETKVIIITGSGEKAFVAGADISEFAHFDEKNGGKLAAKGQEILFDFIEQLSTPVIAAVNGFALGGGLELAMACHFRVASLNAKMGLPEVSLGVIPGYGGTQRLPQLVGKGRAMEMIMTAGMIDANQALEYGLVNHVTAGGEVIALAEKLAGKIMRNSSVAIKGAIKAVNANFKDGVDGYKIEIKQFGKCFGTEDFKEGTTAFLEKRKADFPGK, encoded by the coding sequence ATGAGTTACAAAAATATTTTAAGCACTGTAAACAACGGTATTGCTACAATTACAATTAATAGACCTGATAAATTAAATGCCTTAAATAAAGACACAATTGAAGAGCTTCACGAGGCTTTAAATGATTGTAATAAAAGTAAAGAGACCAAGGTAATTATTATTACGGGTAGCGGAGAAAAAGCCTTTGTTGCGGGTGCAGACATTAGCGAATTTGCTCATTTTGATGAAAAAAATGGCGGTAAATTAGCTGCAAAAGGTCAAGAAATTTTATTTGATTTTATAGAACAACTTTCTACTCCCGTTATTGCTGCTGTAAACGGATTTGCGCTTGGCGGAGGCTTAGAATTGGCAATGGCATGCCATTTTAGAGTAGCAAGTTTGAATGCAAAAATGGGGTTACCAGAAGTATCTTTGGGCGTAATTCCTGGTTATGGCGGTACACAACGTTTACCACAGTTAGTAGGAAAAGGTCGCGCAATGGAAATGATTATGACAGCTGGTATGATTGATGCCAACCAAGCTTTAGAATATGGATTGGTAAATCACGTTACTGCTGGAGGTGAGGTCATTGCGCTGGCTGAAAAACTAGCTGGGAAAATAATGAGAAATTCTTCCGTAGCAATTAAAGGTGCTATAAAAGCTGTTAATGCGAATTTTAAAGATGGCGTTGATGGTTATAAAATTGAAATCAAACAATTTGGTAAATGCTTTGGTACCGAAGACTTCAAGGAGGGAACTACTGCGTTTTTAGAGAAGCGCAAGGCAGATTTTCCAGGAAAATAA
- a CDS encoding PA0069 family radical SAM protein has translation MLDKSAVKGRGAQRNVPNRFFELSHEQRDDFLEYCAKEGEEVDQNKTLYLPVFPKTIVNKVTSPDVGMGYSMNMYQGCEHGCIYCYARNSHEFWGFSAGLDFERRILVKKEAPKLLEAFIKRKSWKAHPIVMSGNTDCYQPAEKEFKITRNCLEVFLKYKHPVGIITKNALILRDLDILKALAKDNLVSINISITSLSETTRRILEPRTATIKKRLETVKILSDNGIPVNVMLAPIIPSINSHEILPLAKLVSEAGALSIAHTIVRLNGAIGDIFTDWIHKTMPDRAEKVLHQIEDCHGGTLNDSRFGQRMKGEGQIAKQINDLVKLARLKYFKDKAMPKLNIELHEFYKDGQMRLF, from the coding sequence ATGTTAGATAAATCTGCTGTGAAAGGTCGGGGTGCTCAACGTAATGTGCCCAATCGGTTTTTCGAATTAAGCCATGAACAGCGAGATGATTTCTTAGAATACTGCGCTAAAGAAGGTGAAGAAGTAGATCAAAATAAAACGCTATATCTTCCAGTCTTTCCTAAAACAATAGTCAATAAAGTGACCAGTCCAGATGTTGGAATGGGTTATTCTATGAACATGTACCAAGGCTGTGAACATGGTTGCATTTATTGTTATGCTAGAAATAGTCACGAATTTTGGGGTTTTAGTGCAGGATTGGATTTTGAGCGTCGTATTTTGGTTAAAAAAGAGGCGCCAAAATTATTAGAGGCTTTTATTAAGCGTAAAAGTTGGAAAGCTCATCCTATTGTCATGTCGGGAAATACAGATTGCTATCAACCTGCGGAAAAGGAATTTAAAATTACCCGAAATTGTCTGGAGGTGTTTCTAAAGTATAAACACCCTGTTGGTATTATTACAAAAAACGCTCTAATTCTTCGTGATTTGGATATTTTGAAAGCACTAGCAAAAGATAATTTGGTAAGCATAAACATATCTATTACATCCCTATCTGAAACTACCCGAAGAATTCTAGAACCAAGAACAGCTACCATTAAAAAACGACTTGAAACCGTAAAGATTTTAAGTGACAACGGGATTCCTGTAAATGTCATGTTAGCGCCAATAATCCCGTCTATAAATAGTCATGAAATTTTACCTTTGGCAAAATTAGTTTCTGAAGCTGGAGCTTTGAGTATCGCACATACCATTGTGAGATTAAACGGAGCAATAGGAGACATATTTACAGATTGGATTCATAAAACGATGCCAGATCGTGCAGAAAAAGTTTTGCATCAAATTGAAGATTGCCATGGAGGAACACTGAACGATTCTCGTTTTGGACAGCGCATGAAAGGTGAAGGTCAAATTGCAAAACAAATTAATGACTTGGTTAAACTGGCACGATTAAAATATTTTAAAGATAAAGCGATGCCAAAGTTAAATATTGAACTGCATGAGTTTTATAAAGATGGACAGATGCGGTTGTTTTAA
- the rseP gene encoding RIP metalloprotease RseP, translating into MEFVIRVSQFLLSLSLLIVLHELGHFIPAKLFKTRVEKFYLFFDVKFSLFKKKIGDTVYGIGWLPLGGYVKIAGMIDESMDKEQMSQPPQPWEFRSKPAWQRLIIMLGGVTVNFILAYVIYVFVAFIYGDKTTKIDSLKDGYWIENQLLQDIGFKTGDKVVKVNDIKIVNDYDVRSNIIGAETITIRRQGEEKVITLPEDFLGQFSSAESRELFERRIPFMVGAVQDSSLNKSADIKPEDIITSIDGKRLRYFDQLDSIMSNYKNRTLEVEILRGDQKITRDLKVNDKGKLGIQAAFDNDRFAELGYYDIAIQTYTFGESFGAGGADFVETVQKYGAQLKAIFNPSTGAYKGVGGFKAIYSIFPSVWSWQAFWVLTAFLSIMLGVLNLLPIPALDGGHVMFLLYEIISGRAPSDKFLERAQLVGFIILIAMVLSANINDWI; encoded by the coding sequence ATGGAGTTTGTAATAAGAGTATCTCAGTTTTTATTGAGTCTTTCACTACTAATCGTGCTACACGAATTAGGTCATTTTATACCAGCAAAATTATTTAAAACCAGAGTAGAGAAATTTTACTTATTTTTTGATGTCAAGTTTTCTTTGTTTAAAAAGAAAATTGGAGATACGGTTTACGGTATTGGCTGGCTACCTTTGGGAGGTTACGTGAAAATTGCAGGAATGATTGATGAGAGTATGGACAAAGAGCAAATGTCCCAGCCACCTCAGCCTTGGGAGTTTCGTTCAAAACCAGCTTGGCAGCGTTTAATAATTATGTTAGGCGGTGTTACGGTTAATTTTATTTTGGCGTACGTCATCTATGTTTTTGTTGCATTTATATATGGAGACAAAACAACTAAAATAGATAGTTTAAAAGATGGTTACTGGATAGAAAACCAACTATTACAGGATATCGGTTTTAAAACTGGTGATAAGGTCGTCAAAGTTAACGACATAAAAATTGTCAATGATTATGATGTGCGCTCTAATATTATTGGTGCAGAAACCATAACCATTAGAAGACAAGGTGAAGAAAAAGTCATTACGTTACCTGAAGATTTTCTTGGTCAATTTTCTTCTGCGGAAAGCAGAGAGTTGTTCGAGCGTCGTATTCCATTTATGGTTGGTGCTGTACAGGACTCTTCCTTGAACAAATCGGCAGACATCAAACCAGAAGATATTATCACCTCTATAGATGGAAAGCGATTAAGATATTTTGATCAATTAGACTCAATCATGAGTAACTATAAAAACAGGACCTTAGAAGTAGAAATATTGAGAGGCGATCAAAAAATCACGCGAGATCTCAAAGTTAATGATAAAGGCAAACTTGGCATCCAGGCTGCCTTTGATAACGATCGTTTTGCAGAATTGGGTTATTATGACATTGCAATTCAAACCTACACTTTTGGAGAAAGCTTTGGTGCTGGTGGCGCAGATTTTGTAGAGACGGTACAAAAATATGGAGCTCAATTAAAAGCTATCTTTAATCCAAGCACAGGAGCATATAAAGGTGTTGGTGGGTTTAAAGCAATTTATAGTATATTCCCTAGCGTTTGGAGCTGGCAAGCATTTTGGGTGCTTACTGCATTTTTATCAATTATGTTAGGTGTTCTAAACCTATTACCAATACCAGCCTTAGATGGTGGGCACGTAATGTTTTTATTATATGAAATCATTTCTGGACGTGCACCAAGCGATAAGTTTTTGGAACGTGCTCAATTAGTTGGGTTTATCATATTAATTGCTATGGTACTGTCTGCCAACATTAACGATTGGATTTAA
- a CDS encoding M1 family aminopeptidase, with product MKLRLLFIFALCTATSFSQDYNETLDAIRESEAKSALNHMMQRSNLNTGNYDLKYHRLELDIDPSVAFIAGDITSYFEAKSDMSTVTFDLTSNMVVSQVMQRGNVLDFTQNDADELVITLPVTQTTGVLDSLTVSYSGNPISSGFGSFEQTTHNGDPVMWTLSEPYGAKAWWPCKQDLIDKIDSIDVFMTTPQFNPSSEEYISVSNGLEQSQVIEGTNKTTHFKHRYPIPAYLIAIAATNYEVYSHTVPNNGNPFEIVNYVYPESLANAQANTPITVDIMNIYTSLFEEYPYADEKYGHAQFGWGGGMEHTTVSFMGSFGRNLVAHELAHQWFGNKITCGSWKDIWLNEGFATYLSGITIENLDGNDAFRTWKQQRNNSITSQPGGTVYLTDNDTTSVSRIFSGRLSYNKGAMVLHMLRKKLGDTQFFQALQTYLSTSEHAFDYARTEDFIAIVETSSGTDLTEFFSDWLYNEGYPSYTINWNQPATNDVSITIEQVQSHPSVSYFEAPVPVRLIGTLGETLDLVLDNTFNQQNFLETVNFEVQALLFDPESDLISKNNDVLLGVNDGLIDRELVLYPNPTSEVLHINKPESLDISEVKIFNPLGQLVNKMPFTQTIDTSSWTTGLFFVQFQTKDGVITKTVLKK from the coding sequence ATGAAATTACGACTACTTTTTATATTCGCACTTTGTACTGCAACATCCTTTTCACAAGACTATAATGAAACTTTGGATGCCATTCGTGAGTCGGAAGCAAAATCTGCATTAAATCACATGATGCAGCGCTCAAATCTAAACACAGGGAATTACGATTTAAAATACCACAGACTCGAGTTGGATATTGATCCTTCCGTAGCATTTATTGCAGGTGATATTACGAGTTATTTTGAAGCAAAAAGCGACATGTCAACTGTTACATTTGACCTTACTTCAAATATGGTTGTCTCACAAGTAATGCAAAGAGGAAATGTATTGGACTTTACTCAAAACGATGCTGATGAATTGGTTATCACGTTACCAGTAACTCAAACCACAGGTGTTTTAGATTCACTTACCGTAAGTTATTCTGGCAACCCAATAAGTTCTGGTTTTGGATCCTTTGAGCAAACAACACATAATGGAGACCCAGTAATGTGGACACTGTCTGAGCCTTATGGTGCAAAAGCTTGGTGGCCATGTAAACAGGATTTGATTGATAAAATTGATTCTATTGATGTCTTCATGACCACTCCACAGTTTAATCCTTCAAGCGAAGAATATATTTCTGTTTCTAATGGGCTCGAGCAAAGTCAGGTCATTGAAGGCACAAATAAAACAACTCATTTTAAACATCGTTATCCAATCCCAGCATACTTAATTGCCATAGCAGCTACTAATTATGAGGTATATTCACATACGGTTCCAAATAATGGCAACCCTTTTGAAATCGTAAATTATGTGTATCCAGAAAGTTTAGCAAATGCTCAAGCAAACACACCCATTACTGTAGATATCATGAATATTTACACAAGTTTGTTTGAAGAATATCCTTATGCAGATGAAAAATACGGTCACGCTCAATTTGGTTGGGGAGGCGGTATGGAGCACACCACAGTATCTTTTATGGGAAGTTTTGGTCGCAATCTCGTGGCACACGAATTGGCCCATCAATGGTTTGGAAATAAAATTACCTGCGGAAGCTGGAAAGACATCTGGCTCAATGAAGGTTTTGCCACCTACCTTTCTGGAATTACCATCGAAAATTTAGATGGCAATGATGCATTTAGAACTTGGAAGCAGCAACGAAATAACTCCATTACTTCTCAACCAGGAGGAACAGTTTATCTTACAGATAACGATACCACAAGCGTGAGTAGAATATTTAGCGGACGTTTATCTTATAATAAAGGCGCAATGGTATTACATATGCTTCGGAAGAAACTTGGAGACACTCAGTTTTTTCAGGCATTACAGACGTATTTATCCACTTCGGAACATGCTTTTGATTATGCCAGAACTGAAGATTTTATCGCTATTGTTGAAACATCAAGTGGAACAGATTTAACCGAGTTTTTTAGTGATTGGCTCTATAATGAAGGTTACCCAAGTTATACCATAAACTGGAACCAACCCGCAACTAATGACGTTTCAATAACTATAGAGCAAGTGCAAAGCCACCCTTCTGTCTCCTATTTTGAAGCGCCTGTTCCTGTTCGTTTGATCGGGACACTTGGTGAAACTCTAGATTTGGTTTTAGATAATACGTTCAACCAGCAAAATTTTTTAGAAACAGTGAATTTTGAGGTTCAAGCTCTTTTGTTTGATCCAGAATCTGATTTAATTTCAAAAAACAACGATGTGCTTCTGGGAGTCAATGATGGGTTAATAGATCGGGAATTGGTATTGTATCCCAATCCAACTTCCGAAGTATTGCATATTAATAAACCCGAAAGTTTAGATATTTCCGAAGTAAAAATATTTAATCCGTTAGGGCAACTCGTCAATAAGATGCCTTTTACTCAAACCATAGACACATCGTCCTGGACTACTGGATTATTTTTTGTCCAATTTCAAACCAAAGATGGAGTCATTACTAAAACGGTGTTAAAAAAATAA
- a CDS encoding SCO family protein — protein MLRYLKQLKVFFIVLALVSAVIIYLIYSALDQEKRLPIYQPNQVDASLVDSTIQYKKKYHKIADFKLINQNGDSITEENYENKIYVADFFFTTCQSICPIMTDQMSRVQQEYLTDDEVMLLSHSVTPEIDSVAQLKRYAIEKGVNDKKWNLVTGDRKEIYDLARKSYLVVKDDDSEDYGMIHTENFALIDKNKQIRGLYNGISPTSVDSLIQDIKTLKKEYQ, from the coding sequence ATGTTGAGGTATTTGAAACAGCTTAAAGTATTTTTTATCGTTCTGGCTTTAGTTTCTGCAGTTATAATTTATTTGATATATTCAGCTTTAGATCAAGAGAAACGTTTGCCTATTTACCAACCTAATCAAGTGGATGCTTCTTTGGTGGATAGCACTATTCAGTACAAAAAAAAATACCATAAAATTGCTGACTTTAAACTCATCAATCAAAATGGCGATTCGATTACTGAAGAAAACTACGAGAATAAAATTTATGTTGCCGATTTCTTTTTTACGACATGTCAATCTATTTGTCCAATAATGACAGATCAAATGTCTCGAGTACAACAAGAGTACTTGACTGATGATGAGGTCATGTTACTTTCACATTCTGTAACTCCAGAAATTGATTCCGTAGCACAATTAAAGCGCTATGCTATTGAAAAAGGAGTTAATGATAAAAAATGGAATCTCGTCACAGGCGATAGAAAAGAAATCTATGATCTTGCAAGAAAATCATATTTAGTAGTCAAAGATGATGATTCTGAAGACTACGGAATGATCCACACAGAAAACTTTGCATTAATAGATAAAAACAAGCAAATTAGGGGGTTATACAATGGGATAAGTCCAACGTCTGTTGATTCTTTAATTCAAGATATCAAGACTCTTAAAAAGGAATACCAATAA
- a CDS encoding ferrous iron transport protein A — MKVTLADIKRGQEGVITDVSSIHIPLKLLEMGCLPGNLVKLVQVAPFADPMYLNINGTHLAIRKETAIHILIEISNG, encoded by the coding sequence TTGAAAGTTACTTTAGCAGATATAAAACGAGGTCAAGAAGGTGTAATTACCGATGTTTCCTCAATACACATCCCTCTCAAACTGTTGGAAATGGGTTGTTTGCCTGGTAATTTGGTAAAACTTGTACAAGTCGCACCCTTTGCAGACCCAATGTATCTTAATATTAATGGGACGCATCTGGCCATAAGAAAAGAAACCGCAATCCACATTTTAATAGAAATTTCTAATGGCTAA
- the feoB gene encoding ferrous iron transport protein B, translated as MAKQINVALIGNPNTGKTSVFNALTGLNQKVGNYPGITVEKKEGICKLPRGVKAHIIDLPGTYSLNASSLDENVVIELLLNRNDKDFPDVAVVVSDVENLKRNLLLYTQIKDLEIPTILVINMADRMEYKGIQLDIPYLEEELQTKIALVSTRKKKGIESLKELITNYKELPTSPCLNASEIDPEYFNKLRKAFPKQLLYKLWLVITQDVNFGKVDRNEIDAINSFKTKGKADLKRLQQKETIKRYQFINNTLKQGQTIDLKSAKDLRIKLDRILTHKVWGYLIFGVILLTIFQAIYDWSSVPMDFIDGAFASLSEWTKNVLPNGAFTNLIAEGIIPGLGGIVIFIPQIAFLFLFIAVLEESGYMSRVVFLMDRIMRRFGLSGKSVVPLISGTACAIPAIMATRNIESWKERLITILVTPFTTCSARLPVYLIIISLVIPEGRVLGLSYQALTLMFLYLIGFGAAIVSAWILNKILKIRSKTFFVVEMPNYKVPLFKNVALTVLEKTKSFIFGAGKIILAISIVLWFLASYGAGDDFNNAENIVSTQYASENLSQEEFAQKLASHKLEHSFIGIAGHAIEPAIRPLGYDWKIGIAIVSSFAAREVFVGTLATIYSVGSDEEETIKNRMAGEVNPILGGPLFNFASGISLLLFYAFAMQCMSTLAIVKRETNSWKWPMYQLVIMSAFAYIVALVAYQVLK; from the coding sequence ATGGCTAAACAAATTAATGTTGCGCTTATTGGAAATCCAAACACAGGTAAAACTTCTGTATTTAACGCTTTAACAGGCTTAAATCAAAAAGTAGGTAATTATCCTGGTATAACTGTTGAGAAAAAAGAAGGAATTTGCAAACTCCCAAGAGGCGTTAAAGCTCATATTATTGATTTACCAGGTACATATAGCTTAAACGCATCTTCATTAGATGAAAATGTTGTTATTGAGTTGCTTCTCAATAGAAATGACAAAGATTTTCCAGATGTTGCAGTTGTTGTAAGCGATGTAGAAAATTTAAAGCGAAATCTTCTTTTATACACGCAAATAAAGGATCTTGAAATTCCTACAATTTTGGTCATTAACATGGCTGACCGTATGGAATATAAAGGCATACAGCTAGATATTCCGTATCTCGAAGAAGAGCTTCAAACTAAAATAGCACTTGTAAGCACGAGAAAAAAGAAAGGTATTGAAAGCTTAAAAGAGCTCATTACAAATTACAAAGAGCTCCCAACATCACCTTGTTTAAATGCTTCGGAAATTGATCCAGAATATTTCAACAAACTTAGAAAAGCATTTCCAAAACAGTTATTATATAAGTTATGGTTGGTCATTACGCAAGATGTTAACTTCGGAAAAGTAGACAGAAATGAAATTGATGCCATCAACAGTTTTAAAACCAAAGGTAAAGCAGATCTTAAACGACTTCAGCAAAAAGAAACCATTAAGCGTTATCAATTTATAAACAATACCTTAAAACAAGGGCAGACCATTGACCTAAAATCTGCCAAAGATCTTAGAATAAAACTGGATCGCATATTAACCCATAAAGTTTGGGGCTATTTAATATTTGGAGTGATTCTTTTAACGATTTTTCAAGCTATCTATGATTGGTCAAGTGTCCCGATGGATTTTATCGATGGTGCATTTGCATCGTTAAGCGAGTGGACTAAAAACGTACTGCCAAATGGCGCTTTTACCAACTTAATTGCCGAAGGCATCATACCAGGATTAGGTGGTATCGTAATATTTATTCCGCAGATAGCATTTTTATTCTTATTCATTGCAGTGCTAGAAGAAAGTGGTTACATGAGTCGCGTTGTCTTTTTAATGGATCGCATTATGAGACGCTTTGGATTGAGCGGTAAAAGCGTAGTACCATTAATATCTGGAACAGCATGTGCAATTCCTGCAATTATGGCAACCCGAAATATTGAAAGTTGGAAAGAGCGGTTAATCACTATTTTGGTCACACCTTTTACGACGTGCTCAGCCCGATTACCTGTCTATTTGATCATCATTTCTTTGGTAATTCCAGAAGGCAGAGTATTAGGGTTGAGTTACCAAGCATTAACATTGATGTTCCTCTATCTTATAGGGTTTGGAGCAGCAATAGTATCTGCTTGGATTTTAAATAAAATCTTAAAAATTAGAAGCAAGACCTTTTTTGTAGTTGAGATGCCTAATTATAAAGTACCATTATTTAAAAATGTGGCTTTGACAGTTTTGGAAAAAACAAAGTCATTTATTTTTGGAGCAGGTAAAATTATTTTAGCAATCTCAATCGTGTTGTGGTTCTTAGCGTCTTATGGAGCTGGAGATGATTTTAATAATGCAGAGAATATTGTATCTACACAATATGCTTCGGAAAATTTATCACAAGAGGAATTTGCACAAAAATTAGCATCTCATAAGTTAGAACATTCTTTTATCGGGATTGCTGGACATGCCATTGAGCCTGCTATTAGACCATTAGGATACGATTGGAAAATTGGAATCGCCATCGTAAGCTCATTCGCAGCAAGAGAGGTTTTTGTGGGAACTTTAGCAACCATTTACAGCGTTGGAAGCGACGAAGAAGAAACCATAAAAAACCGAATGGCAGGAGAGGTCAACCCAATTTTGGGCGGACCATTATTTAATTTTGCCAGCGGTATTTCTCTTTTGCTTTTTTATGCATTTGCCATGCAATGTATGAGTACATTGGCAATTGTCAAACGTGAAACCAATTCTTGGAAATGGCCAATGTACCAATTGGTTATTATGAGTGCTTTCGCCTATATTGTCGCTTTAGTAGCCTATCAAGTTCTAAAATAA
- a CDS encoding FeoB-associated Cys-rich membrane protein translates to MNTVIQNILVGIAIALAIWYLLNTYGILPKKKTAGSKACGQDDCGCH, encoded by the coding sequence ATGAACACAGTTATTCAAAACATATTAGTAGGTATAGCAATTGCTTTAGCAATATGGTATTTATTGAATACATATGGCATTCTTCCTAAGAAAAAAACAGCAGGTTCTAAAGCCTGTGGACAAGATGATTGTGGTTGTCACTAA
- a CDS encoding metal-dependent transcriptional regulator, protein MSVAIENFVKAIYKNEKHDIKDTKPGNIAKKLGISNAAATDMAKKLAAKDLLNYEKYQELQLTEKGTKMALNVVRKHRLWEAFLFKMFDMSLHDIHREAEILEHQTSDLLAEKISEYLGHPKFDPHGDPIPNANGEITTEDTSISLSEAIEGKTYMISRLMSDDKEFFDFCDQNQIKYRNTLTVSKQFVTNKMTQISIGSNTIVLNEDFTKIIYVDEK, encoded by the coding sequence ATGTCTGTAGCTATCGAAAATTTTGTAAAAGCAATTTACAAAAATGAAAAACATGATATTAAAGATACTAAGCCTGGAAATATTGCTAAAAAGCTAGGTATTTCTAATGCAGCAGCAACAGATATGGCTAAAAAATTAGCTGCGAAAGATCTTCTTAATTACGAAAAATACCAAGAACTTCAACTTACCGAAAAAGGCACCAAAATGGCACTCAACGTTGTTAGAAAACACCGACTTTGGGAAGCCTTTCTATTTAAAATGTTTGATATGTCTCTGCACGATATCCATCGGGAAGCAGAAATACTCGAGCACCAAACATCAGATTTGTTGGCAGAGAAAATAAGTGAATATTTAGGCCATCCAAAATTTGATCCTCATGGCGATCCTATCCCAAATGCAAATGGTGAAATCACTACAGAGGATACATCTATCTCGCTTTCCGAAGCAATAGAAGGAAAAACATATATGATATCCAGATTAATGAGTGATGATAAAGAATTCTTTGATTTTTGCGATCAAAACCAAATAAAATATAGAAATACGTTAACCGTCTCCAAACAATTCGTAACTAATAAAATGACTCAAATCAGTATTGGGTCAAATACGATTGTTTTAAATGAAGATTTTACAAAAATTATTTATGTTGATGAAAAATAA